The window ATCAACGACACATATGGCCATGATGTTGGGGATGAAGTGTTGCGCAAGATGGCTCAAGAATGCAGCAGCTCGTTACGCGTCGTGGACGCCTTTGGGCGCTTGGGGGGCGAAGAATTCGGCGCTCTCATCCTCAATACCGATGCCAGCATCGCCATAATGCTGGCCGAGCGGATGAGAAAACGGATTGAGGAGCTCATTGTTGAGACTTCGGGAGAAGCAATCCAGTTCACCATCAGCATAGGATTGGTTTCTTTCACAGAGACTGACCTCTCCATGGAAGCACTTTTAAAGATAGCGGATGAAGCCCTATACAAAGCGAAAGAAACCGGGAGAAACAAAATCGTGGCGCACCACGCCGCAGGAAAATCCTCTCCTGAAACGCCCCCAGAACGTATGCTCACGTCCTTCATCCGGCTTGAATGGAAGAAGGAATACGAATCTGGATGCCAAACAATCGACAAGCAGCACCAGCACTTGTTTGTATTGTCCAACAACCTTCTGGCGGCGACCATAGCTGGTCTTCCCGACGAGCAGGTGGAGGCTTTCGCCGATGAACTCACCAGCCACATGGTTGCCCATTTTCGAGCCGAAGACGAAATTTTCCGCAAAGCTGGATATCCAGGAGCCGACACCCACAGCAGGGCCCACAGTAATCTGATTCAGGACATGCATGCACTCCTCGACAAATTCAAAGATGGACATGCGTCTGTAACAGACCTGTTCAACATCATGGTCATCAAGATCGTCAGGGACCACATGCTCAAAGAAGATAGGAAATTCTTCCCCTATCTTGAAATCGGTGAGCCAGGTAAGGGGCAAGAGCAACCATCGAGGTGACGAGCCCTATGCTACCATCCTCAAAACCATCCGAGAGAACCCTCTCAGCTAGTCCAGAGCCAAATTTAATATTTCCGAGCACCATTCCGCCCTACGCGGGCCAGAGGATGGGCAGCAGCCAGACGCTGGCGGCCATGACCACCGCCGTCAACGGGATGCCCACGCGCAGGTAGTCCGTGAAGCGGTAGCCGCCCGGGCCCATGACCAGCAGGTGCGCGGGGTGGGACAGGGGGCTGGCGAAGCTGGCCGAGGCGGCCATGGCCACGGTCATCATCAGCAGGTGCGGCGAGATGCCCAGGTCCGCCGCCGCGCTGAGGGCCACGGGGGCCATGAGCACCACCAGGGCCGCCGTGGGGATGACCTGCGTGCCCAGCACCGTAACCAGGAACAGCGCCGCCACCACCCAGCGCGGGCCCAGGTGGCCCACCGTGGAGATGAGCACCTCCGCGCCCATGCGCGCGGCGCCGGTGTTCTCCACGGCCACGCCCAGGGGCAGCATGCAGGCGATGAGGAAGATGACCTTCCACTCGATGGCCCGGTAGGCCTCCTCCATGCTCAGGCAACGGAACAGGACCATCAGCGCCGAGCCCGCCAGGGCCGTGATGGCGATGGGCGCCAGGCCCAGGATGGCCGACAGGACCACGGCGAACATGATGGCCGCCGCCAGGGGCGCCTTGTCCAGGCGCGGGGCCTGGGCGGCCTCCTGGTCCAGCACCAGGAAATCCGCATCGCGCGAGACGGCCTCCAGGCTCTTGCGCGAGCCGTAGACGAGCATGGCGTCGCCGAACTGCAAGGGCAGCTCGGGCAGCCCCGTGCGCAGGGCCTTGCCCCCGCGCCACAGGGCCAGCACGCTCAGGCCGTAGTGCTCGCGGAAGCGCAGCTCGGCCAGGGTCTTGCCCGTGAGCGTCGTGCGCGGCGAGAGCAGTATCTCCGTGGCCCCGATGCGCTGGGACTCCAGCTCGGCGGCCAGGCTGGGCGGCGTGGGCATGGGCGCCAGGTCCTGCAAGCTGCGCAGCACGTCGAAATCGCGCTCCGAGCCGTGCAGCACGAGCACGTCCTCGCCCTGGATGACCTCGCCGGGCTCGGGCATGCACAGCAGGGCCCCGTCGCGGTGGATGCCCACCACCGTCAGCCCGAACTTGTTGCCCAGGTGGCTTTCGGCCAGGCTCACGCCCACCAGCGCGGACTCGGGCGGCACATGCAGGGACATGTACGGCCCGGCGGCGGGCACGGCCGGGGCGTGTTCCTCCTGCGCCAGGGCGGGCGTTTCCAGGCCCGCCAGCAGGCCCAGGCGGGCCACCTCGGCCAGGGCCGCGGGCTCGGCCAGCAGGGTCAGGGCGTCGCCTGCGGCCAGGGGCCGGTGGGCCATGCCCTTGCCATTGGGGCCATTGGGGCCATTGGGGCCCGTCGGGCCACTGGGGCCGGTGGGGCCCTGGGCCGCGCCCGGCGCCCCCGCAGGGTCCAGGGCCAGCACGTGGACCCGGTGCTCGCGGCGCAGGGAGCTTTCCGCCAGGGACTGGCCCACCAGGGCCGAACCCTCGGCCACCACGCCCCGGGCCACCAGCAGCCGCCGCTCGGCCAACCCCTCGGCCACGTGGCCCGGGGTGGCACGCAGGTGCTTGCTGCCGTGGAAATGCCGGAACCGCTCCACCGGCCCGTGGACCACGAGCACGTCGCCCTCCTGCAGGCGCTCGTCGGGCCGGGGGGCCAGAAGCAGGTCCTCGCCCCGGCGCAGGGCCACCACCGTCAGTTGCAACGCCGAGCCCAGGCGGGTTTCCATCAGCGTCCGCCCCGCCAGGGGCGAGCCCGGGAGGACGCCCAGGGAAAAGACGTGGGCGTCGAACTGGTAGGACGCCTCGGTACCGCCCGAGGCCGCCACCTGCCCTCGCGCCGCCGCAGGCAAGAGCCGCCGCCCCGCCACGACCACGAACACGATGCCCGCCAGGACGATGGCCCCGGTGATGGGCGTGAAGTCGAAGATGGCGAAGGGCGTAAGCCCGGCATTCCGCAGGGAATCCGTGACCAGGATGTTCGGCGGGGTGGAGATGCCCGTGAAGGGCCCGCCCAGCAGGCAGCCCAGGGCCATGGGCAGCAGCAACCGCGAGGGCGCCCGCCCGCTGCGCCGGGCCAGGTCCATGGTCGCGGGCAGCAGGATCACGGCCACGGT is drawn from Desulfocurvus vexinensis DSM 17965 and contains these coding sequences:
- a CDS encoding bacteriohemerythrin — translated: MSAFKETQDALFQSAFKYAAIGMAIVAPDGTWIKVNDALCSIIGYTSQELMAKTFQDVTHPDDLDDDLKFVHQVLAGEINTYQMEKRYFHKQGHIVHILLSVSLVRNEDESPRFFISQIQDITQQKRLESELTRLAREDELTGVSNRRYFIECATREIIRGRRFCEPQALMMIDIDHFKRINDTYGHDVGDEVLRKMAQECSSSLRVVDAFGRLGGEEFGALILNTDASIAIMLAERMRKRIEELIVETSGEAIQFTISIGLVSFTETDLSMEALLKIADEALYKAKETGRNKIVAHHAAGKSSPETPPERMLTSFIRLEWKKEYESGCQTIDKQHQHLFVLSNNLLAATIAGLPDEQVEAFADELTSHMVAHFRAEDEIFRKAGYPGADTHSRAHSNLIQDMHALLDKFKDGHASVTDLFNIMVIKIVRDHMLKEDRKFFPYLEIGEPGKGQEQPSR
- a CDS encoding SLC13 family permease: MLQLVLLMGITLAALVLFIGGWLAVDLVGLLVFSALALTGLVGPEEALAGFSSPAVITVLAMFILSAGLSRTGVAYRLGQPLQRFAKSPEWVLIVVLMAAASIFSALINTTTVAVILLPATMDLARRSGRAPSRLLLPMALGCLLGGPFTGISTPPNILVTDSLRNAGLTPFAIFDFTPITGAIVLAGIVFVVVAGRRLLPAAARGQVAASGGTEASYQFDAHVFSLGVLPGSPLAGRTLMETRLGSALQLTVVALRRGEDLLLAPRPDERLQEGDVLVVHGPVERFRHFHGSKHLRATPGHVAEGLAERRLLVARGVVAEGSALVGQSLAESSLRREHRVHVLALDPAGAPGAAQGPTGPSGPTGPNGPNGPNGKGMAHRPLAAGDALTLLAEPAALAEVARLGLLAGLETPALAQEEHAPAVPAAGPYMSLHVPPESALVGVSLAESHLGNKFGLTVVGIHRDGALLCMPEPGEVIQGEDVLVLHGSERDFDVLRSLQDLAPMPTPPSLAAELESQRIGATEILLSPRTTLTGKTLAELRFREHYGLSVLALWRGGKALRTGLPELPLQFGDAMLVYGSRKSLEAVSRDADFLVLDQEAAQAPRLDKAPLAAAIMFAVVLSAILGLAPIAITALAGSALMVLFRCLSMEEAYRAIEWKVIFLIACMLPLGVAVENTGAARMGAEVLISTVGHLGPRWVVAALFLVTVLGTQVIPTAALVVLMAPVALSAAADLGISPHLLMMTVAMAASASFASPLSHPAHLLVMGPGGYRFTDYLRVGIPLTAVVMAASVWLLPILWPA